The genome window AATGTTTTCAATAACTTACAAAGGCATATCAATGATAGTGGTGATTCCTCCTGCAGCAGCAGCTTGAGTTGCCGTCCAAAAGCACTCCCAATGAGCCCTTCCAGGTTCATCGCAATGCACATGGGAATCCACTAGTCCAGGCATtagaattttctctccaaAGTCCTCAATCACGATTCCCGGGTATTTTCTCGCAATTTGAGCCCTCACATCACTAACCCCTTCGAAAACCTCCTTGACAACCCCATCCCCAGTGATAATTATTGCCGGAACCACTTTCGATCCCAGAATTACTCTTTGAGATCCAAAGGccttcatttttaattggaatcaatttattgaatgatACGCGAATGGCTCTAAAACCCCTTCGACTGACTTGTGAACCGGTGGTAGATTATTCTTATCAATTTTGCGATAAGATTGGCTTTGGAAGAAAAGGAGAGAATGATTTTGATATAAAGTAGCTATTTTTGTGCGGAAAAACAATCAAATAATACTGGTTCCTATACTCTCTAACTATCCTATTAGTTCTTCCTATTCACTACTATTGGAGGATTTTATACTCTGTctaaaaatactttttgtcGGTGAGGAATTGTATAGGAAAACAAAATAGTTAGCTCTTTTTCTGGTTTTGAATTCGGCTTTTCATCAATACGATTTTCTCTAGTTTTCTAATTTGATATttgatgagagaaaaatatattctaagcttttgaaaatacattcatcattttttggaTTGTCTAATGTATCTTCAGAGTGTATACCCTGGAAATTTCGCGGTGGATGGTGTTGAGagatcaacaaaaaaataaactatGCCCCCAAGACCTGGGAAATACATCAAaaagttatttattaattgcaatttttttaacgatagAATTATCAGGAAACTTTACCTTCGAACAGGGAAAACGGACGATCTGGAATGCGATTCTGGTGCTCCTCGTAATTGAAACACCACTCAGCAAATTTTGCAGCTCGATACAAGTATTTAACGTCCTGAAACATAATATTACGTAAATCATACGTAGTAACTGCAGAACTATCATAAGACTCAACCTTGTAAACAATTGCAACTTAATTTTTTACTACTTATGCCATCGTCAAGAGTATAGAATTAAATATGTGCCTGCATTCCGTTCTCTTCAGCTATTACCAAGAACTAAACGCGAATTTTCAAGATTTAACAAATTTCGTTTTTGCATATCCTGCCAAACGActtccacaaaaaaattcgataGGAATTTAAGCCATGACAAAGccccataaaaatttttagacATGCCTGTGTCTCTTGATAAAGATTCAGAAATGTGTAAGCATTGCCCGAGGTTCCATGGCAGATTCCACAGCCCTTTTTCAACAATCCACGTCGCCAAACAACTTCTCCACATTCCTTGGCAACATCCAagtatttttcatctttaaaGACCTGGAGTAAATTTATTACTATTAGTTATTGATTCAGTGGAACGCCAGGGCATGTCTGATGTTGAAAATGCGAACTTTGAATGCGAGGGTGAAGAGCATGGTCATAGAAGGGGCTCCATGACACCAGTGGACGAGTCTATCCGCTTTATTTCCAATGGAggagggaaaatttttcgatGGAAACCTCAGAGTTATCAGATAATCGATGGAGGGTTTAATTTCGTCGTTCAGTTGGGCTTCAGTCAAATAAGCACGCGCCTGAAACCCCAAAACATGGCGATTTTTGTAACCAATAATgcggtgaaaatatttattgtaatGAAGAAATAGTTACTTGAAGGAGAATGTAGAGAATTCCAGCGATGCCATGAGCACCACCTAAGTACTCTTTTTCGTGCCAACTGTACATAAGGGGAATTTTCAGACATCGTGATGTTGAATAATTCTTACCAGTCGTAAGAATGCAATTGATTACCTAAAAGTTTGAtcggataaatttttcattatggaATAAGACTACattgaattctcattttcaaaaaattaatgattaggAGATGGAATGGGTTAATTGAGAGGTAAAAGAGGTGAATGGATTTTTTGAGGGAACTTTTGTGTAAAAGGGCTCTCATAAATATtccgaatataatttttactaGCTCCAAATAGTGAGAAGAAACCATGTTTtgaa of Diachasmimorpha longicaudata isolate KC_UGA_2023 chromosome 3, iyDiaLong2, whole genome shotgun sequence contains these proteins:
- the LOC135160781 gene encoding glutathione S-transferase LANCL1-like isoform X2; protein product: MAEDSSRHYENRFPDFANSNSADVINSGTYSLSENFKESLEQNIHTFIRRLNENQQEWVNRNDSSVYTGSSGIAYLFYFYGQRFNEPTYMDRALELMECAGSNKNDKKSITFLTGEAGRLALSALIHHSSGNVEKSHEIITRLKSLYDFSAMYYYEELLYGRAGYLYSLLFVNKNISEGLIDEELIKKVINCILTTGKNYSTSRCLKIPLMYSWHEKEYLGGAHGIAGILYILLQARAYLTEAQLNDEIKPSIDYLITLRFPSKNFPSSIGNKADRLVHWCHGAPSMTMLFTLAFKVFKDEKYLDVAKECGEVVWRRGLLKKGCGICHGTSGNAYTFLNLYQETQDVKYLYRAAKFAEWCFNYEEHQNRIPDRPFSLFEGLGGIVYFFVDLSTPSTAKFPGYTL